A window of Lepidochelys kempii isolate rLepKem1 chromosome 1, rLepKem1.hap2, whole genome shotgun sequence contains these coding sequences:
- the ART4 gene encoding ecto-ADP-ribosyltransferase 4 isoform X3 — translation MDMAPDSFDDQYQGCCEQVMEELDRGDYFQKELGNNKNYSSIWEKAKLVWSKKPMALLREMQENHAVALMAYTMNTSLHSDLNWAVSRAGRSPEHYRNSFPFKYLHFYLTTAIQLVRRWKSGITGKKCYQVHRGVKGLYFEAELGTKVRFGRFTSTSLLRKEAQRFGNETIFTMTTCLGAVVEHFSHYFYEREVLIPPYEIFQVRNFSRTPSGNHLYLFSVGNYSQYNCQLLKASSSKSCIHTPPVTVFLSCVISAFFYSTRQ, via the exons ATGGATATGGCACCAGATTCCTTTGATGACCAGTACCAGGGTTGCTGTGAGCAGGTAATGGAAGAACTGGACCGAGGAGACTATTTCCAAAAGGAATTGGGTAATAATAAGAACTATTCCAGCATCTGGGAGAAAGCAAAGCTGGTCTGGTCAAAAAAGCCAATGGCTCTGCTGAGGGAGATGCAGGAGAATCATGCCGTAGCCCTCATGGCTTACACCATGAACACCTCGCTGCACTCTGATTTGAACTGGGCTGTCTCCAGAGCTGGGAGATCCCCAGAGCACTACAGAAACAGCTTCCCTTTCAAATACCTCCACTTCTACCTGACTACAGCCATTCAATTGGTGAGGAGATGGAAGAGTGGCATCACAGGAAAAAAGTGCTACCAGGTGCACCGGGGGGTAAAAGGCCTGTATTTTGAGGCTGAGTTGGGCACCAAAGTGCGGTTTGGCCGCTTCACCTCTACTTCACTCCTCCGGAAGGAAGCACAGAGATTTGGGAATGAAACAATATTCACCATGACGACTTGCTTAGGGGCAGTTGTGGAACACTTCTCCCACTACTTCTACGAGAGGGAGGTCCTCATCCCACCCTATGAGATATTCCAGGTCAGAAACTTCAGCCGAACACCAAGTGGTAACCACCTCTATCTGTTCTCTGTGGGAAATTACAGCCAATACAACTGCCAGCTCCTGAAAG CTTCAAGCAGCAAGAGCTGTATCCACACTCCTCCAGTCACTGTCTTTCTTTCTTGTGTGATCAGTGCTTTCTTCTACTCCACCAGACAGTGA
- the ART4 gene encoding ecto-ADP-ribosyltransferase 4 isoform X1, producing the protein MTADLLSFLLLLIFSLLRLTRGEKAVSHILMDMAPDSFDDQYQGCCEQVMEELDRGDYFQKELGNNKNYSSIWEKAKLVWSKKPMALLREMQENHAVALMAYTMNTSLHSDLNWAVSRAGRSPEHYRNSFPFKYLHFYLTTAIQLVRRWKSGITGKKCYQVHRGVKGLYFEAELGTKVRFGRFTSTSLLRKEAQRFGNETIFTMTTCLGAVVEHFSHYFYEREVLIPPYEIFQVRNFSRTPSGNHLYLFSVGNYSQYNCQLLKASSSKSCIHTPPVTVFLSCVISAFFYSTRQ; encoded by the exons ATGACAGCTGATCTACTGAGCTTCCTGCTGTTGCTGATCTTCTCCCTGCTGAGGCTGACGAGAGGTGAAAAG GCCGTCTCCCACATTCTTATGGATATGGCACCAGATTCCTTTGATGACCAGTACCAGGGTTGCTGTGAGCAGGTAATGGAAGAACTGGACCGAGGAGACTATTTCCAAAAGGAATTGGGTAATAATAAGAACTATTCCAGCATCTGGGAGAAAGCAAAGCTGGTCTGGTCAAAAAAGCCAATGGCTCTGCTGAGGGAGATGCAGGAGAATCATGCCGTAGCCCTCATGGCTTACACCATGAACACCTCGCTGCACTCTGATTTGAACTGGGCTGTCTCCAGAGCTGGGAGATCCCCAGAGCACTACAGAAACAGCTTCCCTTTCAAATACCTCCACTTCTACCTGACTACAGCCATTCAATTGGTGAGGAGATGGAAGAGTGGCATCACAGGAAAAAAGTGCTACCAGGTGCACCGGGGGGTAAAAGGCCTGTATTTTGAGGCTGAGTTGGGCACCAAAGTGCGGTTTGGCCGCTTCACCTCTACTTCACTCCTCCGGAAGGAAGCACAGAGATTTGGGAATGAAACAATATTCACCATGACGACTTGCTTAGGGGCAGTTGTGGAACACTTCTCCCACTACTTCTACGAGAGGGAGGTCCTCATCCCACCCTATGAGATATTCCAGGTCAGAAACTTCAGCCGAACACCAAGTGGTAACCACCTCTATCTGTTCTCTGTGGGAAATTACAGCCAATACAACTGCCAGCTCCTGAAAG CTTCAAGCAGCAAGAGCTGTATCCACACTCCTCCAGTCACTGTCTTTCTTTCTTGTGTGATCAGTGCTTTCTTCTACTCCACCAGACAGTGA
- the ART4 gene encoding ecto-ADP-ribosyltransferase 4 isoform X2, whose protein sequence is MTADLLSFLLLLIFSLLRLTRGEKAVSHILMDMAPDSFDDQYQGCCEQVMEELDRGDYFQKELGNNKNYSSIWEKAKLVWSKKPMALLREMQENHAVALMAYTMNTSLHSDLNWAVSRAGRSPEHYRNSFPFKYLHFYLTTAIQLVRRWKSGITGKKCYQVHRGVKGLYFEAELGTKVRFGRFTSTSLLRKEAQRFGNETIFTMTTCLGAVVEHFSHYFYEREVLIPPYEIFQVRNFSRTPSGNHLYLFSVGNYSQYNCQLLKALL, encoded by the exons ATGACAGCTGATCTACTGAGCTTCCTGCTGTTGCTGATCTTCTCCCTGCTGAGGCTGACGAGAGGTGAAAAG GCCGTCTCCCACATTCTTATGGATATGGCACCAGATTCCTTTGATGACCAGTACCAGGGTTGCTGTGAGCAGGTAATGGAAGAACTGGACCGAGGAGACTATTTCCAAAAGGAATTGGGTAATAATAAGAACTATTCCAGCATCTGGGAGAAAGCAAAGCTGGTCTGGTCAAAAAAGCCAATGGCTCTGCTGAGGGAGATGCAGGAGAATCATGCCGTAGCCCTCATGGCTTACACCATGAACACCTCGCTGCACTCTGATTTGAACTGGGCTGTCTCCAGAGCTGGGAGATCCCCAGAGCACTACAGAAACAGCTTCCCTTTCAAATACCTCCACTTCTACCTGACTACAGCCATTCAATTGGTGAGGAGATGGAAGAGTGGCATCACAGGAAAAAAGTGCTACCAGGTGCACCGGGGGGTAAAAGGCCTGTATTTTGAGGCTGAGTTGGGCACCAAAGTGCGGTTTGGCCGCTTCACCTCTACTTCACTCCTCCGGAAGGAAGCACAGAGATTTGGGAATGAAACAATATTCACCATGACGACTTGCTTAGGGGCAGTTGTGGAACACTTCTCCCACTACTTCTACGAGAGGGAGGTCCTCATCCCACCCTATGAGATATTCCAGGTCAGAAACTTCAGCCGAACACCAAGTGGTAACCACCTCTATCTGTTCTCTGTGGGAAATTACAGCCAATACAACTGCCAGCTCCTGAAAG